A window of Tripterygium wilfordii isolate XIE 37 chromosome 7, ASM1340144v1, whole genome shotgun sequence contains these coding sequences:
- the LOC120002017 gene encoding probable serine/threonine-protein kinase PIX13 — MGICWGSPAESPTGLTTDHLSTVRSNTASNTSSGGSTAASSGASSNISGNSLFSASGGDESYPNGMILPQPNLRIFSFLEMKAATRNFRSDTVLGEGGFGKVFKGLLDEREKGQGKSGNGTVIAVKKLNSESFQGFEEWQSEVNFLGRLSHPNLVKLLGYCWEEKELLLVYEFMQKGSLENHLFGRGSAVQPLPWDIRLKIVIGAAKGLTFLHTSEKQVIYRDFKASNILLDGSYNAKISDFGLAKLGPSESQSHVTTRVMGTYGYAAPEYVATGHLYVKSDVYGFGVVLVEILTGLHAVDTNRPSGRHNLVDWIKPHLCDKRNLKSVMDSRLEGKYPSKAAFRVAQLALNCLGPEPKHRPSMHEVVEALERIEAANEKAVEPRRHSGLPTNQRHSRQQPLHHRSALHPRQDGSRYPPRLK; from the exons ATGGGGATTTGTTGGGGTTCTCCAGCTGAAAGCCCAACAGGTCTCACTACTGATCATCTCAGTACAG TGAGATCCAACACAGCAAGCAATACATCTTCTGGGGGCAGCACCGCAGCATCTTCTGGGGCCAGCAGCAACATCTCTGGGAACAGCCTTTTCTCAGCCTCAGGTGGCGATGAGTCCTACCCAAATGGCATGATTTTGCCCCAACCCAACTTGAGGATTTTCAGCTTTTTGGAAATGAAGGCTGCAACCAGGAATTTCAGATCTGATACAGTGCTTGGAGAAGGTGGTTTTGGCAAAGTCTTCAAAGGTTTGCTCGATGAGAGGGAGAAGGGACAGGGGAAGAGCGGCAATGGAACTGTAATTGCTGTCAAAAAATTGAATTCTGAGAGCTTCCAGGGATTTGAGGAATGGCAG TCAGAAGTAAATTTCCTGGGAAGGCTATCTCACCCTAACCTCGTGAAGTTGTTGGGATACTGCTGGGAAGAAAAAGAGCTTCTACTTGTTTACGAGTTCATGCAAAAGGGCAGCTTGGAAAACCATCTTTTTGGAA GGGGTTCGGCTGTTCAGCCCCTTCCATGGGACATTCGGCTTAAAATTGTCATAGGAGCGGCTAAAGGCCTTACCTTTCTGCATACATCCGAGAAGCAAGTGATTTACAGAGATTTTAAAGCCTCGAACATACTGCTTGATGGG TCTTATAATGCCAAGATATCAGACTTTGGCTTGGCAAAATTGGGTCCTTCGGAAAGTCAATCTCATGTGACGACCAGGGTTATGGGAACATATGGTTATGCTGCTCCTGAGTATGTTGCTACAG GCCATCTATACGTGAAGAGCGATGTGTATGGTTTTGGTGTCGTTCTGGTTGAGATACTGACAGGTTTGCATGCAGTCGATACAAATAGGCCAAGCGGAAGACATAATCTGGTTGACTGGATCAAGCCACATTTATGTGATAAAAGAAACTTGAAGAGTGTGATGGACTCTCGACTGGAGGGGAAGTATCCCTCCAAAGCTGCTTTTCGTGTAGCTCAACTTGCCCTGAATTGTCTTGGACCGGAACCCAAGCACCGGCCATCGATGCATGAAGTGGTGGAAGCGTTGGAACGGATTGAAGCGGCCAATGAGAAAGCAGTAGAGCCTAGAAGACATTCAGGCCTTCCTACAAATCAGAGACACAGCCGACAGCAGCCTTTGCACCATCGTTCGGCACTTCATCCAAGGCAGGATGGAAGTCGATATCCACCTCGATTGAAGTGA
- the LOC120002913 gene encoding uncharacterized protein LOC120002913, producing the protein MGKVVEKRKKKGRPSLMDIQNRALKERQQQQQPEKRSNSSAHNSSSNCKSSTTVPLRRSTRRHPNVSPERDNGEELSRGKRREKKMKLVLKLPTSQNSPRDSGDSDTELNAEDEDDNHDLAASNQKELKIKAIGDGSGIEECDKEEKPVSTTKEASKQQGTQLYSGLSTPLPDKKLLLFILDRLQKKDRYGVFSEPVDLNELPDYLDIVEHPMDFSTVRKKLADGVYAYLEQFEKDVFLICSNAMEYNAPYTIYFRQAQSIQELAKKNFENLRQGSDDNEPECKVERRGRPPTKNSKKHLGRTSLEHAGLDFSTDATLATGAESNIDMRKITPLLDKSGFSDPSGQSYSSQNNFSLLERNDDTLGFNFKGNLTKHGKKQVILDDNRRNNYKQYQTLPGGQEPSVDNAFSSERNLMPIGFHAEYGYARSLARFASNLGPAAWKMASKNVEKALPSGFKFGPGWVGENDIALRPLVQLSPAAGPSSSAGPLFPRESSYPVETCSTTEPKGEGEKLSEKLQGQGLSEKPSVSSALIDNLSKPPPQSTFPSLSTVDRSSDSCVEKTQVIERLNTLTGLKALDSSLNAIRPRPPFQNTQSKPLHPGMNGVNGTYGFNLPAQMAKIGGAAPLSGFNFQSPQMLEAVSRTKTKFALPSTSHAINSEETKVFGNSSAAHPSSLLPPSGGEALRSTRPVLLLQSSWQGSQPQEKPDSIFSPQPKPDSVPPELNMGFQSSGSPSSRQLDSVQLDLALQL; encoded by the exons ATGGGTAAGGTAgtggagaagaggaagaagaagggcaGGCCTTCTCTTATGGACATCCAAAACCGTGCCCTTAAAGAACGACAACAGCAGCAACAGCCTGAGAAGAGAAGCAACAGTTCTGCCCATAATTCCTCCTCTAATTGCAAATCTTCCACTACTGTTCCTCTCCGGCGATCCACCCGTCGGCATCCTAATGTCTCCCCTGAGAGGGACAATGGAGAGGAATTATCGCGTGGAAAGcggagagagaagaagatgaagctgGTGCTCAAATTGCCCACCTCGCAAAATTCGCCGCGTGATTCAGGGGACTCGGATACTGAACTGAACGCGGAGGATGAGGATGATAATCATGATCTTGCAGCGTCGAACCAGAAGGAGCTCAAAATCAAAGCGATTGGGGATGGATCTGGGATCGAAGAGTGTGATAAG GAGGAGAAGCCTGTTTCTACCACTAAAGAAGCAAGCAAACAACAAG GGACTCAGTTGTATTCGGGACTCTCAACACCTTTACCTGATAAAAAGCTATTATTGTTCATCCTTGATAGGCTTCAAAA GAAGGATAGGTATGGTGTATTCTCTGAGCCAGTTGACCTCAATGAA CTTCCGGATTACCTTGATATCGTTGAACACCCTATGGATTTCAGCACCGTTCGAAAGAAACTCGCTGATGGAGTTTATGCCTACTTAGAACAGTTTGAG AAAGATGTTTTTTTAATCTGTTCGAATGCCATGGAGTATAATGCCCCATATACCATCTATTTTCGCCAG GCACAATCCATACAAGAGCTGGCCAAgaagaattttgaaaatttaaggcAAGGCAGTGATGATAACGAACCTGAATGCAAGGTAGAGAGGAGGGGTAGACCACCAACCAAGAATTCCAAAAAACATCTCGGCAGGACTTCATTGGAGCATGCTGGTTTGGACTTTTCTACCGATGCAACTCTTGCTACTGGGGCAGAAAGTAATATTGATATGAGAAAAATCACTCCTCTATTAGACAAGTCTGGCTTTTCAGATCCATCAGGACAATCTTACAGTTCTCAGAACAATTTTAGCTTGTTGGAGAGGAATGATGATACCTTAG GTTTTAACTTTAAGGGAAATTTAACGAAGCACGGGAAAAAGCAAGTTATTCTTGATGATAACAGGCGGAACAACTACAAGCAATACCAAACCTTGCCTGGTGGACAGGAGCCATCTGTTGACAATGCTTTCAGTAGCGAGAGGAATCTTATGCCG ATAGGATTTCATGCAGAGTATGGTTATGCAAGGAGCCTTGCTCGTTTTGCCTCAAATCTCGGACCTGCTGCATGGAAAATGGCTTCAAAAAATGTAGAAAAGGCTTTGCCATCGGGATTTAAGTTTGGCCCTGGATGGGTTGGAGAAAATGACATTGCTCTGAGGCCATTGGTTCAACTTTCACCAGCTGCTGGTCCGTCATCGTCAGCCGGGCCACTCTTTCCTCGTGAAAGTTCATATCCTGTTGAGACATGTTCTACCACTGAACCAAAAGGAGAGGGAGAAAAATTGTCCGAGAAACTTCAGGGACAGGGTTTGTCAGAAAAGCCTTCAGTTTCTTCGGCTTTGATTGACAATTTAAGCAAGCCCCCTCCTCAATCTACCTTCCCATCCCTCTCCACTGTTGACAGATCGTCTGACTCCTGTGTTGAAAAGACACAAGTTATTGAGAGATTGAATACCCTGACTGGGTTGAAGGCTTTGGACAGCAGCTTGAATGCTATCAGGCCAAGACCTCCCTTTCAGAATACACAGAGCAAACCTCTTCACCCTGGCATGAATGGAGTCAACGGTACATATGGCTTTAACCTTCCCGCCCAGATGGCGAAAATAGGTGGTGCTGCCCCACTCTCTGGGTTTAACTTTCAGTCGCCTCAGATGCTTGAAGCTGTGTCTAGAACTAAGACTAAATTTGCCCTTCCATCAACTTCACATGCTATAAACTCAGAGGAGACGAAGGTATTTGGCAATTCAAGTGCGGCACATCCAAGCAGTCTGTTGCCTCCTTCTGGGGGTGAGGCATTGAGGTCCACTAGACCAGTACTTCTTCTGCAGTCATCTTGGCAGGGATCGCAACCACAAGAAAAACCAGACTCAATATTTTCACCACAGCCGAAGCCAGATTCAGTCCCTCCTGAGTTGAATATGGGCTTTCAGTCCTCAGGGTCCCCAAGTTCTCGTCAACTTGATTCAGTGCAGCTAGATTTAGCATTGCAGCTATGA
- the LOC120002016 gene encoding transcription termination factor MTERF4, chloroplastic produces the protein MSSLFFRTKKAFRIISKLHTLHRYSSQNLAQVEILQNPRSQIQNSWRVLQFSTKSSKFPEYEMPTVTWGVVQGKKERLVNRVMICDYLKNLGIITDELESIELPSTVEVMRERVEFLQKLGLTIDDINEYPLMLGCSVRKNMIPVLSYLEKIGIGRPKLGEFVKNYPQVLHTSVVVELQPVVKFLRGLDVEKQDIGYVLQKYPELLGFKLEGTMSTSVAYLVSIGVGPRDIGPMVTQYPYFLGMRVGTTIKPLIDYLVSLGLPKKILARMLEKRTYILGYDLEETVKPNVDCLINFGIKRDVLPSVIAQYPQILGLPLKAKMSSQQYFFSFKLKIDPDGFAQVVEKMPQIVSLHQHVIMKPVEFLLGRGIPSEDVAKMVVKCPQLVALQVGLMKNSYYFYKSETGRPIKELVDFPEYFTYSLESRIKPRCQRLQSKGIRCSLNWFLNCSDQRFEERLQGDYIESEGLGPSFSMGGKLELPRSEIVSDDEDQSDDEVLYRRTVSL, from the coding sequence ATGAGCTCTTTGTTTTTTAGAACAAAGAAGGCATTTAGAATCATCTCCAAGTTACACACTTTGCACCGATATTCATCCCAAAATCTCGCTCAAGTTGAAATCCTGCAAAACCCACGTTCCCAAATTCAAAACTCATGGAGGGTTTTGCAGTTTTCGACGAAATCCTCCAAATTCCCCGAATACGAGATGCCTACGGTCACCTGGGGTGTGGTCCAAGGTAAGAAGGAGAGGCTTGTGAATCGGGTAATGATTTGCGATTACCTTAAGAATTTGGGGATAATTACTGATGAGTTGGAGAGCATAGAGCTGCCTTCTACCGTAGAGGTCATGAGGGAGCGTGTGGAGTTCTTACAGAAGTTGGGCTTGACCATTGATGATATTAACGAGTACCCATTAATGCTGGGATGTAGTGTACGTAAAAACATGATTCCTGTGTTGAGTTATTTGGAGAAAATTGGGATAGGCAGGCCTAAACTTGGTGAATTTGTGAAGAATTACCCGCAAGTGTTGCACACAAGTGTAGTTGTTGAGCTTCAGCCCGTGGTGAAGTTTCTTCGCGGGCTTGATGTTGAGAAGCAAGATATTGGGTATGTGTTGCAGAAGTATCCTGAGCTTCTTGGGTTTAAGCTTGAGGGTACTATGAGCACCTCGGTTGCCTATCTTGTTAGCATTGGTGTTGGTCCTAGAGATATTGGACCTATGGTGACACAGTATCCATACTTTCTGGGAATGAGAGTTGGGACTACAATTAAGCCGCTCATTGATTACTTGGTTTCTTTGGGTTTGCCAAAGAAGATTTTAGCTAGGATGTTGGAGAAGCGAACATATATACTCGGGTATGACCTTGAAGAAACAGTTAAACCAAATGTGGATTGTTTGATTAACTTTGGGATTAAAAGGGATGTGCTTCCTTCTGTTATAGCCCAATATCCGCAGATTCTTGGGTTGCCCTTGAAAGCCAAGATGTCTTCACAACAGTACTTTTTCAGttttaagctcaaaattgaTCCTGATGGATTTGCTCAAGTGGTAGAGAAGATGCCACAAATTGTTAGCCTTCACCAACATGTAATCATGAAACCTGTTGAGTTCCTTTTGGGCCGAGGAATACCATCTGAGGACGTGGCTAAGATGGTTGTAAAATGTCCACAGTTGGTTGCTCTGCAAGTTGGACTCATGAAAAATAGTTACTACTTCTATAAGAGTGAGACGGGGAGGCCAATAAAAGAGCTGGTGGATTTTCCTGAGTATTTTACTTATAGCTTGGAATCCAGGATCAAGCCACGGTGTCAAAGGTTACAGAGCAAGGGAATTAGATGTTCACTGAACTGGTTCCTCAACTGTAGTGACCAGAGATTTGAAGAGAGACTGCAGGGTGATTATATTGAGTCCGAGGGTTTGGGTCCTTCATTTTCTATGGGTGGGAAGTTAGAGCTACCTAGGAGTGAGATTGTGTCGGATGACGAGGATCAGAGTGATGACGAAGTGCTTTACAGACGCACTGTTTCTCTTTAG